The nucleotide sequence CCTTCTTTATTTGTTCGAGCTCGGCCATCAAAGCTTCAGTGTCAtcctcgtcgtcgtcgtcgtcatcatcatcactgACATAAGTTAAATGACACTTAAATTAAACTATAATTTAACTTGTTTGATTCCACAAGTTGAAGTAAGAAGTTTGACATCAAATAccagaaaagaaaatttaaagagaaaatgACAATAGATCCCCGACCTTTTAACTCGAACATAAATCCTGactaattgaaaatacaaaaacatcTTTCACCTTCTAAAACGCGAGACATCTAAGTCCCTCCGTCTCTCGCGTTTTAGAGAATGAGGGACgctttttgaattttcaattagtCAATGATTTATTTGTCTTCGAGTTAAAAAATCAtagacctatttgtctttttctctaaTTTAAAATGCAGCAGCCAACAATACAAGAGAGGACAAGGAATTATGAGATTGAAAATATCAGCTGCTAAACAAGaatatggaaaacaaaaataaaaagcacAATGTGTTAAAATGACAACATAGAATTATTCACTTGTTTGAGTTTATTTGGATTTGTTTCGAAATAAATGTGACAAAAGGAAAACATTTAATTGCTAATCCAGTAACTTccaatggtgaaagcaatgctaACACTTACATCCACTAATAGTTAAGTGTCTATAAGTTATAGGATGTCATTTATATTATAGCATGTGTGTATATATAAGCACCATTGCACCAATAATATATTTTGATCCATTCGTATTCACATAAGCATTATGTGAAGTCTTATACTTTGAATGTGTAAATAAAGTATCAATCAATTATTGCTTTGCAAACCATAAAATCAAACGATAAACATGCATAAATAATGAGCTAGAATTATTCCCACAAGGCTATATGCAGAAAGATATTTTGTCATGTTACTACTTTCTAATACTAGCATGCTTGCAGATTTGAAGCAGTAAAGATGATTTTAATTAAATCAGTGGCACATAAAGGATGCATGCTGCAAACTCATGCAAACACTCAGTAGCTAAAATTTAACTGTATTTCAGATAGCAAACCTCTCATTATCACTTTTGACTTCAACATCAGAATCATCTGCATCAATACTACGTGCAACAATGCGATCTTCAATGTCTCTCCTTGCACCTGTTACAATAAAGACCCACCAAATGAGAATACTGAACGTAGAATGCTGTTCTGCTTTCTCTCTTTCTATTTTTCAGTGAAAGCCCATGctcaaaatatttaatttttaacatTCGGTAAAGAGAATACCTTCCAACAAAAGATGGCTACCCTTTCCTCGATCTCTGTCATCTGCCAAAACATAGAAGATAGAATATTAGAATATAATAGCTTAGAACAAATGAACAGCTAGAAGTTGACATATCCCCAACCCACAAATAATAATAGAAGCTTATCCGAGATGAGTTATTGCAGCAAAAAGTTTTTAAAGAGAATCACTATTGAAATTTTTACCGTTATAAGATTTATTTTTCGATGAGAAATGCCTCCGCTCACGCTCTTCTAGCTCATCACGTAGGTTCCTTCTCTTCAATTCCTCCTCTGTGTCCTGGCCTTCTTTCCTGGCAAATTTAAAACGCATTCATTAGGGAGGAAAAGATACACCAGTTAAATGAGGGACTAACATTTTAACATGCATCATTGACATGGAGAATTTTTTCATCAGTAAATGATCAAAGGTGCAACTTAACCAAAGGAGAGGAGCAATACATGAGAAAGACAGCGAACATAAAGAGAACATCAAAAGTTTACACAAGAGAACATGAGAAGACGATGAAAACAGCCATGACACCCACACCTAACTGTAACCACACTGATTGAGAAGTTTTAGTAAATAAAGTTAGTAACCCTATCGCTTCAATCACTTCACCAACATCTAATATTCTAATAAATGAATTCAAAAGTGCTTTTCATTACATTAACCCAGAAAAAAAATTGACCGTGATTACTTTCCAAACTTTCCATTATTCAATCTAGGGCACAGTGAAAACTTTTTTACCCAGACAAAATTGTCCCAAATTCCATATTGCACCCCAGATGATATTACAACTGCTTCAAGGTACAAAACATATTGCAAATCATAACATCGTGCAAATATAAGCAAAACATATACTTCTCTGTTTACCTACCCAGTTCATTCCTTATTACCTACCTATTTGGCTAATTGGCCTTTTTCTTATTACGGGTGTCCTGCATCTTCTGTTGGGAAAAACAGATACATATTTGCTAGAATGAGTGTGATTATTCCCATGGTTGGGTGTGGCTGGTATTTTAGGTCATTCCAAATATATCTGCAGTTTATCTGACTAAAAAGTATTAATCTGGATATCGTTTGTGTGTTTCATCTctaatttgaactaaaactataATGGGACCTAAACTTTTGCATCTCCAGTCTTGTTTCATATAAGAAATGAGAAATCATCATTTTTGTAAGTCCAAAAATTGCTAATAAATGTTTACTTTTGCTGATCTAGCATGAAGCTTCCTTTTCTCCATACATGGGTGAATATCTTGCAGCATTTTATAATAAAACCTACATACTAGAGATCATTGTTTTTCTTAACCATGGAGAAGTTCTcagaaaatctaagaaaaaagAGATGTCAGGGTAATAGGTAACATTTTCCCACCATCAAAGCAACAAATTTCAATAGGAACTGATATTTAAAATTTGGAATTTGCAATTGCATTTGATTGCCGGGAATTAAAAACCCAACAAAGCAAAATAGATAAGTAAATAACCAATTAGGAGGATCTATAATTTCTCATAACAATAATACCACTTGCGACAAATCTAAAACTACAAGAGTTTCAACTTTCAACCTAAACTATGAAGTCATTAACTCTAAAAAGCAGATTCAAACACATTAAAATCTTCACAGAAAACCTAATTCATGCTCAATCCCAAATTTCGAGTACGCGTAACGAAACCCTAGACCCTCTTTTCAATCCACACGATTACTCAACATATCACACAAAATTCAGAATTGAATACAAGAGAAATTAATTTTCGGGGCGGCGGGAGGAATCGTACCTGGGCTTGAGGGTGGTGTGGGAAGCGATGTCCCTGGAAGAGTATTTCTGTGAGGGACCGAAAATTCGGGTACCGCCTTGTTCGTTGCCACCCTTCGCCGGGGCCCATGTAGGTCGCGCTGCCGTCGTCATTTGTGGTTCTTTCTTGGATCAACGAGCTTCCTGAGACGGAGTTTTAAGGTCGTCGCTGCTTCTGATGCACGGATTTGGTTTTGTACAGTAACCGCCAGAAGATGATGACGATGACGGAAGAGGAAGGGTAAAAAGGACAAACAAGAGGAAGGAAGAGGAATGAGAAAGTTTTATGGGCTCTTCTGATGTATTGGCCTTTTATATTCGACTTGGGATGAGACCGAATTTGGTTTTACCGATCTTGATCTGATTGGGCTTCACTCATTGAGATGGTTTACGACCAGTAAAATCAAACTTCATTACTTcaccaaaaacaaaaaagaataaaCTTGCAACACAACCAANNNNNNNNNNNNNNNNNNNNNNNNNNNNNNNNNNNNNNNNNNNNNNNNNNNNNNNNNNNNNNNNNNNNNNNNNNNagaaagtgttacccttaatcgttaacttggctctgataccaatttttactcttcatattttacttcgaataagtttataatttgtatagaaTTGAAAATGTTACTTTTACTAGTatttataattttgatttttatagtttttcaatcttgttttagtttataatagtcttttttgcatggattattgtttataaatttttttatctgtttgtctttttcttgaaTATATTTTCTCAAATCTTCaacaacttcttttatttctacactttctgttgtttctaaatatctttttaatttttcaacctcattttccattttttctttcaacagctttaattcttttaagtcataatatggttttccaaGCATTTATagattttttaagtttaactccaatttgtttatatttattcttatttctatcctttttattataaggtcatcaatttcgatctaaagattatttaattcccttttatactcctttattttactttttaaatttttcgctctttttctttttattttattttctggtctttCAATCTTTGCATGCTTCATtgtttattttagaatttctgcaaattctatcatcgcttcatcactattttctagagattctattaatttttctaactcttcaacttctctttttaacttctcatagattgtttttagagcttcaaatgctttttgatttatttcagaaaattgcaaataattcaaacgattttctctttcaaagagctcttgtttcttatcttgataagttacatatatttcttttttatttattgtcataatttagtatttagggttttatttaatttttcgaccttttttgttaattcttttatttcagaattttcttctttaatctttaacttagataaacttaaagggctattaattttagattctcttatttgaaaatttaatGGAACCAATTTTtctgatggttcttttaataatagaactgagttttcaatagctttatattttggtatttctgtttttacaattttctgaaataattcatcgacataaattctttctctgtttttaaatattatactatgatggctatttgttaaagcataatttatttatagtatattatattttttctattaaaaacttcttttaaaagattttgtttattgaaattttcatttgatttgaggtttaattatgtttttagaacagcctgcttttcattatctaataaagcagttaatctataataatcagattcttctgttaattctaaactttctaaataattcataattgaaagactagaatgaagatgtacctttctgaagaaaaacttcctttatttagtatattttacataaggggtttttatctccagaggggagattgtagatactaactccagaggggagtttagaactatttttccctTAAGGGAATTCTTCTtcagactatagaatcgcctcggctgcttcctccttgctctcctagcatatgagtactcttagcctcctgctttctattttctgatgCCTTCTACAATTGactaagcaacctatttataatggttgggtctgatggacaattcctatccttacccttcttatgacgtcattgcttacgtcattgtttattatcttgcaccagctacattgttggtgctctatgacctaagcgcttacgtcactatgcaatacaaattctctgggtagtaaatcaattttccatttcttaagagatttaattggtgttagagtttccttttcatgagtggtatatctctgttctgttggattaaaagtccctgaaatatacctgcaaagtaattcctttggggaatttttagaatctagtgattcttttccttgctccaaactttttatagctttcttagcttttagacatcctgaccaggttatgtctgaagcatctgtttctttttacttttttccattaggtgacgcttttctttgtgaagagctacggttttaagtgaaaagtgtg is from Arachis ipaensis cultivar K30076 chromosome B01, Araip1.1, whole genome shotgun sequence and encodes:
- the LOC107629904 gene encoding protein CWC15 homolog — translated: MTTAARPTWAPAKGGNEQGGTRIFGPSQKYSSRDIASHTTLKPRKEGQDTEEELKRRNLRDELEERERRHFSSKNKSYNDDRDRGKGSHLLLEGARRDIEDRIVARSIDADDSDVEVKSDNESDDDDDDDDEDDTEALMAELEQIKKERAEEKLRKERQEQEEELKVKEAELLRGNPLLNNPASFNVKRRWDDDVVFKNQARGETKVAKRFINDTIRNDFHRKFLQKYMK